CTTCTCTACATAAATAAAGTAAAGGACAGGTCGGGCATTCTGGATTTCTTGCCTTACAATGATATCTTCCAAAGAAAATCATATAGTGATGAGCATCTGACCAAAGCTCTTTTGGTAATTTTCTTTTCAACGTTTCTTCTACTTCCACAACAGAATCTTTCCATCTACAAATCCCTAAACGTTTACTAATTCGCTCTACATGCGTGTCTACTGCAATTGCAGGAATGTCAAAACCAACGGATAAAACTACATTGGCCGTCTTTCTCCCTACACCAGGTAAGCTCTCCAGTTCCGCATGCGTCCGCGGAACCTCCCCATTAAATTCTGTTAAAATTTTCTCGGATAGGCCTTGGATATTTTTAGCTTTATTACGATATAAACCAATGGAGCGAATGTCATCCATCAATTCTTCTAGTGGAACAGCTAAATAATCTTCTGGAGAGTGATATTTTTCAAAAAGAGAGGCAGTCACGCGGTTTACTAAAACATCTGTGCACTGTGCTGATAATACAACAGCTACCAGTAATTCAAACGTATTTTTATGAACTAGTTCGCAGTGTGCTGCCGGAAACATTTTGGCCATTTCTTCTATGCATAATACGGTTTGTTTATTTGATAACAATTTGCGTACGTCACCCTTTTCTTTTTTCAAGCCAGTCGTATAAAGGAATCGAGCCTGCGCTTTTTTTCACTTCTGTTTGGTTAATTGGTTGACTTGTGCGACCATTTTGATGAAATTCTTCCGCTACACGTTTAGCATCTTCTATTGTCTTGACGCCTTGTTTTGACCAATTAAGCAGAATTCTATCAATATAACGGAAATTCAATTTTTGCGAAATAACCGCTTCTTTTAGAGCTTCTTTGATTAAATCTGGACTCGTTCTGTCTTGTTCTACCCACGCGGATAGCATTTCTGCTTCCATTGGAGAAAGAGGTCTACCAAACTCGGCTTCGAATAAACTGTATAAATTGGTTTGTTTCGTTAGCTCTTTTTCCTGTTTACTATCTGCTTCTTTATTTTCATATAAAGCGACTAATTTGCCCCATAGTGGCGCTAAATTATATTGTTCGGAAATCATTCGTGAATTATCTTGGCTTTGTTCGATAGCAATCACGCCTTTTTTCAAGAGCGAATCCATCGTTTTAATGGTTTCTTCGAGCGGAAGTGTGGTTCTATTCGTTAACATTTCCATCGACGGAAAAAATTCTGCCTCTGCTGCGAAGGATTGAATTTGAAGTAAAAGTACCAGTTCTATTTCGTTTAAGCCAATGATTGCATAGTTTTTAACTAGCACTTGCGGTAATGTCACTTGCCCTTCCGCCATCCATTTTTCAAGAATTTTTGGATTCATATTAAACACCTCACTACAAAATTATAACATGGTTTTCGAGGGAAAAATATAAAAGTACTGCTAAAATCATGAAATCTAGTGGAAAAGCTCATTTTCGCCTTCCAACTAAAAAAAGAGAAGCCAATTTAATTGGCTTCCCTTTTCAACTTATGGATATAGACGGTTTAGTAAACGTGGGAATGGAATAGTTTCACGCACATGTTCTGTGCCTGAAATCCAAGCAACTGTACGTTCTAAGCCAAGTCCAAAACCAGAATGTGGTACAGAACCATAACGAGCTAAATCAAGATACCAGCTATAAGCCTCTTGATCCAAATCGAAGTCTTCCATTCTAGCTTGAAGCGTTTCTAAATCATGAATACGTTCTGATCCGCCGATAATTTCTCCGTAACCTTCTGGAGCAATCATATCCGCACATAAAACTACTTGATCGTTTTCTGGATCTTCCGGCATATAAAACGGTTTAATTGCTTTAGGATAATGTGTAATGAAAACTGGTTTTTCGAAGCTATCCGCAATCGCTGTTTCATGCGGTGCCCCGAAGTCATCTCCCCAAACAATATCATCAAAGCCTAATTCGTGTAAACGTTCGATTGCTTCTGTATAAGTAATACGTGGGAACGGTGCAACCATTTTTTCTAAATGACTTACATCACGACCAAGACGATCTAGTTCTAAGCGACAGTTATCAAGTACTGCTTTTACTAGGAAAGCCACATAGTTTTCTTGTACTTGTAAGCTATCTTCTAATTTGTAAAACGCCATTTCTGGTTCAATCATCCAGAATTCAATTAAGTGACGGCGTGTTTTTGATTTTTCAGCACGGAAAGTTGGACCAAATGAGAATACTTTACCAAAAGCCATTGCTGCAGCTTCCATGTATAATTGTCCACTTTGAGAAAGGAAAGCATCTTCTTCAAAATATTTCGTATGGAAAAGTTCGGTTGTTCCTTCTGGTGCACTTCCAGTCAAGATTGGTGGATCGATTTTTAGGAATCCTTCTTTATTGAAAAACTCATAGCTAGCGCGGATAATTTCGTTACGGATTTTCATAATCGCGTGTTGACGATTAGAACGTAGCCATAAATGACGGTGGTCCATTAAAAATTCCGTACCGTGCTCTTTTGGTGTAATCGGATAATCATGTGATTCGCTAATTACTTCTACACCCGATACAGCCATTTCATAACCAAATGGTGAACGAGTATCTTCGTTAATTGTGCCTGTTACAAACAAGCTTGTTTCTTGAGTTAAAGCTTTAGCGGTAGCAAAAATATCATCGCCAACTTCTGCTTTTACGACGACGCCTTGCATAAATCCTGTTCCATCACGTAATTGTAAGAAAGCAATTTTACCACTTGAACGCTTATTCGCAAGCCATGCTCCAATTGTTACTTCTTTTCCGACAAATTCGGATGCTTGATTGATTGTAATTTTCACTTGTCTACACTCCCTATTTCATAAAACTTTTGATTCGATTTATAGCTTCTTGGAATAAGTCTGGATTTGTTGCATAAGAAAGGCGTATATAATCGGGCATTCCGAATCCTGAGCCTGGAATGACGGCGACTTTCGCTTCTTCTAAAAGAGCTGCTACAAAAGCATCTACATCCTGAAAACCTTTTTTATGTGCCGCTTCTTTTACTTCAATAAAGAAATAAAAGGCGCCATCTGGTTTTTTCGGTTTAAAACCTGGAATGCTACTTAGTTCTGGATAAAAGCGTTCCATTCGTTCTTCAAAAGCTTGGTACATTTTTTCTGGAACTTCTTGGCTACCAACGTATGCTTCTAGTGCAGCATACTGGGCATTAGCAGTTGGATTACTTGTTAAATGATCCGCTAACTTACTCATTCCAGCAATGATTTCTTTATTTGCAGCTGCGTAACCAATACGCCAGCCCGTCATTGAATATGCTTTAGATACACCATTAATAACAATGGTTAAATCATACAAACGGTCACTCAAACTTGCGATAGAGACTAAATCAGCTTTGTTACCATAGTATAATTTTTCGTATATTTCATCAGATAAAATGTAAATCTGATGTTTTTCAGCAACTTCACCAATAGCAATAAGCTCCTCTTTCGTATAGCACATACCAGAAGGGTTATTGGGTGAATTTAAAACGATTGCTTTTGTTTTTTTCGTAATAGCTTTTTCAAAATTTGCTGCTGAAATTTTGAAATCTGCGTCAAAACCAGTTTCTACAAAAACAGGAATGCCACCTGCTAATTTGACTTGTTCGGGGTAAGTTACCCAATATGGAACTGGAATAATGACTTCATCGCCTGGATCTAAAATCGTTTGAAACGCAGAGTAGAGTACATGTTTAGCACCAGTACCTACGAAAATCTGGTTCGTTTCGTAGTTTAAGAACTGATCTTTTTGGAGCTTATCAACAATCGCTTGTTTTAGCTCGATGATTCCACTTGAAGGAGTATATTTGGTGAATCCTTTGTTCATGGACTCAATTGCTGCATCGATAATATTCTGCGGGGTGTTGAAATCTGGTTCTCCAGCACCTAAGCCGATAACATCTATTCCTTCTTGTTTCATTTGTTTTGCTTTAGCCGTAATCGCAAGTGTTGGCGACGGGGCCACTCCTTTGACACGTTTTGATAACGGTAAGTCCATTTTATTCCCTCCTCCAATTTAGTTACAAGTTTTCAATCTCTCTGTACCATTCACCTGTTTCAAAGTTAATGTCAAAGTAATTTAGCTTGTCATTCTTATCTAAGTAGGCAACTTCCCAAATAGGCGTTTCTTTTTCCATGCCTAAATTCACATGTAAAATTTTCTTTGGATTCTTTTCTTTTGTGACTTTGTCGCGTGCTTGTTGTTTTGTAATCCCATCAGATGCGAATTTAACATATACTTTGTCGGATTTTTTCTTTGGAACCCAGACAATAATATTTTGATTCTTACTATTCTTACCAGTTAATACGTAATACACTTCTTTTGGACCATTATACAGATAAAATTGATCTGTTGTTTTTAAATCAACTTGGCCACTTATTCGATCTAAGGCTTCTGTTTCTGCATTGGTTACTGGTTTTTCTGCATATCTAATGTACAGAAAAGCTGCCACGACAAACACAATAATTATGCCGAGAATAATCGCTATCCATTTGCCAATCTTACGCTTAGGTTTTCTATTTCGCAAAGTAATCTCGCTCATTTCTATTTCTAAATTACCGGAATTCGACCGGCGATATGCATTTTCATTTTCGCATAGATACATTATAGCAATAGCCGCCTAAGATTTGAAGTCATATCAGGAAAAATTTAACCTTCCTTAAAGAATTCACTCACTTCTTCTAATAAATCAGCCTGTTTACCTTTCAAAATTGGCGCACTTGGGATGGATTCCAAAAAGGCTTTTCCAAATTTAGTTGTATCGACTCGGTTGTCAAAAACAAATACAATTCCTCGGTCAGATTCTCTTCTAATTAATCGCCCAAAACCTTGCTTAAATCTTAGTACAGCTTCAGGCAGAGAATAGGTTTGGAAGGCATTCTCCCCGCGTTCTTTGCGAAGGGATATTTGTGCTTTCGTATAAGGGTCGTCCATCGGTGCGAATGGTAATCTAACAATAACTAAACAGGACAAATCTTCTCCCGGGATATCAATTCCTTCCCAAAAACTTGTCGTCCCAAGTAAAATGGCTTTATCAAACATTTGGAACTGTTTTGTCAGTCGTGCCGCACTTCCCGCCGAAACTCCTTGCGCTAGAAGGACATACTCTTCTAATGATTTCTCGTTTTTCATGTGATAATACGTTTTTTGTAACATATCAGAAGCGGTGAAAAGAACGAGCATCCGTCCATTCGTTTTCACTGCTATGTGGCGAATATATTTCGCAAGTTCCGAGGTATATCGCTCAATTGGCGTATCTTTAATTGGAGGCATATCATCTGGAATCATCACTCGCGCATTTTCTTTATAATCAAACGGTGAAGGAATGCGTTTTTCCATAATTTGTTCTTCTTCCAGACCGAGACTTTTCCGTAAATAATCAAACTTCCCTTTTACGGTTAAAGTTGCCGAAGTCATGATGACACTTTCTTTTTTAGCAAAAAACTCTTTTCCAAGTGTCGGCTCCACTTCCATCAAGACAGCTTTTAGACGAATGCTAGAAATAGAATGATTTTTGTCAGCTTGTAAATAAATGGTCAAAATAGGCGATTTTTTATGCAGCATTTGCTCCAACTGCTTCACCATATTCTGCCAATCAAGTAAAAAGGCATACATTTCTTCTAAAAAGGCACTTTCTGCCTCACCTAGTTCATTTTCTTCTCGTTTCCCTTGTTCTAACAATGTTTCCATATTTTTTTCGGACTCTTTCAGCAAATATAATACTTTTTCAGCAGCGTAATAAACCTGGTCATTCCAAGCATCTTTTTCGCTGTTTTCTACTAATACAACTTCTTGTAAATTTTTACGTGCGAAGTTTAGCTGCATTTTCAGAAGACCGAAAAACTCTTCCACTGCATCACTTAACTTCATTGCCGCAATATCTAAATCATATAAACTGTCTGCTTCTGGGAAAGCCATTGCAAGCCTTGTGAGAAGGGAATATTTTTCTAAAGAGCCTAGCTGATTCAAAAAATATTTTATTTTTCGGTAAGACAGAACAAAACTTCCTTGCATACGAGCACTATCCGCAAAATGATGGGCCTCATCAATTACTGCAAAAGCATACTTAGGCAATGTTTCTCTTCCCGAAAAATGGTCATTTAAAAGTAGTGCGTGATTAACAATAACTAAATCTGCATTTTTGGCTTGTTTGATGTTGAATTTATAGAAATCATGTGCGAGCCAAGGATCATGTTTTTCAGATAAAAACCAGCCTGTGTGCTTCATCCGATTCCAGAATAATTCCCCGCCGCTAGATAAGTTCACTTCATCAATATCACCAGTCGTTGTTTCCGTCAGCCATACGAGCAATTTAAGCTTCGTCACAACTACATCATATTGCGTATCGACTTCTTGAAGTAACTGCTCAAATTTAAACAAATTCAAATAATGATCGCGCCCTTTTAGTAAGCTAGCTTTCACTTTGAATCCTGTTAATTTCGTTAAGAGTGGCACATCTTTTTCAAACAATTGAGCTTGAAGCAAGTTGGTGTATGTACTAATAACTACCGGTAATTCAGCTTGTTTCGCTTGGTAAATAGCTGGTAAAAAGTAACCTAACGATTTCCCAATCCCTGTTCCCGCTTCAATTAAGGCATGTTTTCCTGATTTCATCGCTTGGAAAACCAAATTCATCATTTCAAATTGACCACTTCTTGCATAAAGTGGCGCTCCAGCTTTTTTGAATAGTGCCATTTTAGCTTCGTCTGTTTCAGGAAATTCAAGTAAATCTGCTCTACTATAGGTGGGTTTTTCGACTTCTTTTTTGCGAATAACCAGTCCACGATGTTCTACGAAAGCAGGATCAAGCAATTTATTTTCTCGTTCTTTTCGCATTTCTATTTCAAATAATAATTCAGGTAAATAGCTTTTTAGGCTGCCAGAAATGGTTGTCATTTGACGGATGACTGGCAGTGGTAAGTTTTCTAGCTTCTCTAATAGAAGTAGTAGTAAATCCGCTGTTACTTCCGCATCGCTATCCGCACGGTGTGGTTTATCGTGCCCAAGATTAAATTCATCGGACAAGTCTTGTAGTTTATAACTATCGATGCCCGGATACATAATTCTAGCTAATTCCACAGTATCGAGTTTTTTCATTTTGCCAAGAGAAATTCCTGCACGCGTCATTTCTCGTTCTAAAAATGTCCAGTCAAATGACACGTTATGTGCCACAAAAATAGTATCTTCTAGTAACCCCGCGATAATTGGCGCTACATCTTCAAACAATGGCGCATTTTTAACGTCTTTTGGGGAGATTCCCGTTAATTCTTGAATAAAAGCAGGGATTGGTTTTTCTGGATTTAAAAATGTCGTGTAGGTTTCCAGACGTTTTCCTGATTCAACAAAGCAAGCAGCAAACTGGATAATCCGGTCCTCTCGTGAAGCTTGATTTCCCGTTGTTTCTAAATCGACGACTATATAGCGTTTCTGTTTCATCTGCTCCACCTCTTTCCTTCACTGCTTTTATTCAAAAATAACGATGCAAACAAACGAGTAGCTTGAGCAGAAATCTGCTCAAGCTCCCCGAACTGATTATAAAGTCGTATGCGCTTTTTCTTCTGGAAGAATCATTTCAATATGATTTTTTTCATCTAAAACGACTATTTTTGGTTCATGTGTTTTGGCTTCTTCTGCCGTAAACATTCCATAACTCATAATGATGACCACATCACCAACTTGGACATGTCTAGCCGCAGCTCCATTTAGACAAATCACACCACTTCCCGGCTCACCTGGGATGATATATGTTTCAATTCTTGCACCATTATTATTATTTACAATTTGAACTTTTTCATTTGGAAGCATATCTACCGCCTCTAAAATAGCAGAATCAATCGTAATACTTCCTACATAATTCAGATTGGCTTCTGTTACAGTCGCTCGGTGAATTTTGCCATTCATCATTGTTCTAAACATTTTTTACCGCCTCTTCACATTTATTAATTCATTATCAATTAAACGAGCTTTCGAATATTTTACTGCCGCTGCAATGATTATTCCTTTGGTCCAGTCTGTTACTGGTGTAAATTCAGGATAGGAATAGAGCGCTAAGTAAGCAATGTTCTCATGGGATGGTTGCTCATTTATTTTATCTGTCATGACTTGAACTATTTTAGCCTCATTTGTTTCCCCAGATTCAATAAGTTCTCGCCCTAGTAGTAAAGCTTCATGAATCACCGGTGCTTCTTTTCGTTCTTTTTCTGTTAAATAGACATTTCGTGAACTTTTGGCAAGTCCATCTGCTTCTCTAACAGTCGCAATGATTCGTAAATTTATAGGGAAAAAGTAGTCTTCTACTAAACCTGAAACTACGGCCACTTGTTGAGCATCTTTTTGACCGAAATAGGCGTTATCTGGGTTCACTAAATGAAATAGCTTCGTTAAAACCGTTACTACTCCGTCAAAATGACCTTCACGATCAGCACCATCAAGTACAGAAACGCGTTTAGTGACATGTAGTTTGGTTGCTAGTTCAGTTGGATAGATTTCTTCGACTGTAGGTACAAATAAAATGTCCACACCGCCTTCTTCTGCGAGCTTTGCATCGTGTGCTTCATCTCGAGGATAGGCATCAAAGTCTTCGTTCGGACCGAACTGGGTTGGATTGACAAAAACACTCATAACGACAAAATCTGTTTCTTTTCTCGCATGG
The sequence above is drawn from the Listeria monocytogenes genome and encodes:
- a CDS encoding DnaD domain-containing protein, with the translated sequence MNPKILEKWMAEGQVTLPQVLVKNYAIIGLNEIELVLLLQIQSFAAEAEFFPSMEMLTNRTTLPLEETIKTMDSLLKKGVIAIEQSQDNSRMISEQYNLAPLWGKLVALYENKEADSKQEKELTKQTNLYSLFEAEFGRPLSPMEAEMLSAWVEQDRTSPDLIKEALKEAVISQKLNFRYIDRILLNWSKQGVKTIEDAKRVAEEFHQNGRTSQPINQTEVKKSAGSIPLYDWLEKRKG
- a CDS encoding pyridoxal phosphate-dependent aminotransferase, encoding MDLPLSKRVKGVAPSPTLAITAKAKQMKQEGIDVIGLGAGEPDFNTPQNIIDAAIESMNKGFTKYTPSSGIIELKQAIVDKLQKDQFLNYETNQIFVGTGAKHVLYSAFQTILDPGDEVIIPVPYWVTYPEQVKLAGGIPVFVETGFDADFKISAANFEKAITKKTKAIVLNSPNNPSGMCYTKEELIAIGEVAEKHQIYILSDEIYEKLYYGNKADLVSIASLSDRLYDLTIVINGVSKAYSMTGWRIGYAAANKEIIAGMSKLADHLTSNPTANAQYAALEAYVGSQEVPEKMYQAFEERMERFYPELSSIPGFKPKKPDGAFYFFIEVKEAAHKKGFQDVDAFVAALLEEAKVAVIPGSGFGMPDYIRLSYATNPDLFQEAINRIKSFMK
- the dinG gene encoding ATP-dependent DNA helicase DinG encodes the protein MKQKRYIVVDLETTGNQASREDRIIQFAACFVESGKRLETYTTFLNPEKPIPAFIQELTGISPKDVKNAPLFEDVAPIIAGLLEDTIFVAHNVSFDWTFLEREMTRAGISLGKMKKLDTVELARIMYPGIDSYKLQDLSDEFNLGHDKPHRADSDAEVTADLLLLLLEKLENLPLPVIRQMTTISGSLKSYLPELLFEIEMRKERENKLLDPAFVEHRGLVIRKKEVEKPTYSRADLLEFPETDEAKMALFKKAGAPLYARSGQFEMMNLVFQAMKSGKHALIEAGTGIGKSLGYFLPAIYQAKQAELPVVISTYTNLLQAQLFEKDVPLLTKLTGFKVKASLLKGRDHYLNLFKFEQLLQEVDTQYDVVVTKLKLLVWLTETTTGDIDEVNLSSGGELFWNRMKHTGWFLSEKHDPWLAHDFYKFNIKQAKNADLVIVNHALLLNDHFSGRETLPKYAFAVIDEAHHFADSARMQGSFVLSYRKIKYFLNQLGSLEKYSLLTRLAMAFPEADSLYDLDIAAMKLSDAVEEFFGLLKMQLNFARKNLQEVVLVENSEKDAWNDQVYYAAEKVLYLLKESEKNMETLLEQGKREENELGEAESAFLEEMYAFLLDWQNMVKQLEQMLHKKSPILTIYLQADKNHSISSIRLKAVLMEVEPTLGKEFFAKKESVIMTSATLTVKGKFDYLRKSLGLEEEQIMEKRIPSPFDYKENARVMIPDDMPPIKDTPIERYTSELAKYIRHIAVKTNGRMLVLFTASDMLQKTYYHMKNEKSLEEYVLLAQGVSAGSAARLTKQFQMFDKAILLGTTSFWEGIDIPGEDLSCLVIVRLPFAPMDDPYTKAQISLRKERGENAFQTYSLPEAVLRFKQGFGRLIRRESDRGIVFVFDNRVDTTKFGKAFLESIPSAPILKGKQADLLEEVSEFFKEG
- the asnS gene encoding asparagine--tRNA ligase, with the protein product MKITINQASEFVGKEVTIGAWLANKRSSGKIAFLQLRDGTGFMQGVVVKAEVGDDIFATAKALTQETSLFVTGTINEDTRSPFGYEMAVSGVEVISESHDYPITPKEHGTEFLMDHRHLWLRSNRQHAIMKIRNEIIRASYEFFNKEGFLKIDPPILTGSAPEGTTELFHTKYFEEDAFLSQSGQLYMEAAAMAFGKVFSFGPTFRAEKSKTRRHLIEFWMIEPEMAFYKLEDSLQVQENYVAFLVKAVLDNCRLELDRLGRDVSHLEKMVAPFPRITYTEAIERLHELGFDDIVWGDDFGAPHETAIADSFEKPVFITHYPKAIKPFYMPEDPENDQVVLCADMIAPEGYGEIIGGSERIHDLETLQARMEDFDLDQEAYSWYLDLARYGSVPHSGFGLGLERTVAWISGTEHVRETIPFPRLLNRLYP
- the panD gene encoding aspartate 1-decarboxylase, encoding MFRTMMNGKIHRATVTEANLNYVGSITIDSAILEAVDMLPNEKVQIVNNNNGARIETYIIPGEPGSGVICLNGAAARHVQVGDVVIIMSYGMFTAEEAKTHEPKIVVLDEKNHIEMILPEEKAHTTL
- the panC gene encoding pantoate--beta-alanine ligase; translation: MLIIRNKQDLKEAILKQKQANKTIGYVPTMGFLHEGHMTLVSHARKETDFVVMSVFVNPTQFGPNEDFDAYPRDEAHDAKLAEEGGVDILFVPTVEEIYPTELATKLHVTKRVSVLDGADREGHFDGVVTVLTKLFHLVNPDNAYFGQKDAQQVAVVSGLVEDYFFPINLRIIATVREADGLAKSSRNVYLTEKERKEAPVIHEALLLGRELIESGETNEAKIVQVMTDKINEQPSHENIAYLALYSYPEFTPVTDWTKGIIIAAAVKYSKARLIDNELINVKRR
- the nth gene encoding endonuclease III — translated: MLSNKQTVLCIEEMAKMFPAAHCELVHKNTFELLVAVVLSAQCTDVLVNRVTASLFEKYHSPEDYLAVPLEELMDDIRSIGLYRNKAKNIQGLSEKILTEFNGEVPRTHAELESLPGVGRKTANVVLSVGFDIPAIAVDTHVERISKRLGICRWKDSVVEVEETLKRKLPKELWSDAHHYMIFFGRYHCKARNPECPTCPLLYLCREGKKQAKVRGFDG
- a CDS encoding DUF5590 domain-containing protein; the protein is MYLCENENAYRRSNSGNLEIEMSEITLRNRKPKRKIGKWIAIILGIIIVFVVAAFLYIRYAEKPVTNAETEALDRISGQVDLKTTDQFYLYNGPKEVYYVLTGKNSKNQNIIVWVPKKKSDKVYVKFASDGITKQQARDKVTKEKNPKKILHVNLGMEKETPIWEVAYLDKNDKLNYFDINFETGEWYREIENL